In Magallana gigas chromosome 1, xbMagGiga1.1, whole genome shotgun sequence, the sequence GTACATCAATTAAAATTCgtcttttttcgatatcataGAGCGTCCGATAAAAAAATGGTATATCATGATTGGCAACATTAACTAAAATATGAATcgcaaagaaaaaatgaaaataacaattatcTCAATCGCACACATAGCCCACATCACGTCCTTTATATTAGGccaatatcaaatgaaataggGCATTTACATATAACCTACAATGAAGTATATATTGTATTACATAACGTCTTAGAATGCTATACCTCTGACACGAATGTGCAAGGCTATCCATTTCTCTTCCCATTTGCTGCGTATTTCCACAAGACTGCCTCCAAGATTGATACAATTCAACTTCAATGAAGAACGTTGATagttaagataaataaaaaaaaccgcgTGTAATTGTTGTGGGCTATTATTCTGATTAAAACTGTTTGTAAAACGTGGAACTGGTTGATTTTATCGACATAGTCTTTTAGAATAATCAAAATGCCAACAAATAACAATGTCCGCTCAATAACATTCTaacttttaatgaaatgttGATTGAATTAAATCATTTATGAAGACGTATACATTTGTTCAATGAAAAGAATTATGAAGTTTGACTTAAAACATTCAACAGGtaaaatgatattgataatATTACATGCTCATATGTACCTGATTTAACGATTTAAAGTGGTTAAATCAAACTGACAAAACTTACCACGGCGTCTTTGAATGTTGTTTTACTGTTTCGAGAATAATAATAGCAGTTCTTCTGAAACGGCACCCAGCCGTTTTCGCACTTTATtgctaaaatcaaaataaaacaggaAGTATTCTACTTTATCACAGAAATTTAAATCTCTGGTTATTAAATTACACATGTTGAAATCCAAGTTGTAGAGACAActcttttttattaaacaattcAAATGATGTTTCAACTGTAAAGGGCATTCTGtttatcaaactttttaaagGAAGGCACGCACACGAAGTAAAAACAAGACAAGCTCTCCCTATTATCGAAACTCTTCATAATTTGTATTATTCGTTTACGGTTTTGCTTAATAGGTCAATCAGTTGGGTCAAGTTAAtgagatatgtacatgtagtatttggAGTTGACTTGATCTCAGTGTTTTCTCTCAATTATGTTATCAATGATCacagttaaattttaaaataagttctGTGTTGTGTATAAGTGTAATAAGAAACTTTTGATTTCATGACATTTATTATGTTTGCTATTGAACTATTCTATTAACTGGTAATTGAAGGAGAAGCTAATGCATATTACCTGTTTCAGTGCTATAGATGCCATCTATATTAGCGATTACACCGACCTATAATGAAGAGATACACGTGCTAGTTTACAATATTAAAGTTATAGTTTTTAACCCATGAAATACTTTAACACTCTTAACTTCAAATCATAAAGATATTGCAAGCGTTTTTTCCACAGCATCTTGTGTAAATTtgttaatcaattaaaatgaCAACTTACAATCACCAGCATCAAGAGTCCACAAACCAAAACTGTTTGCTCCATGGTGAGTTTTAAGGCTCTGTTGGTTGAATCAGATTGCTGCCTTTTTATAATTGCCACTTCTATTGTTTTAATGTCTCCTAATTATCACGCATAAGCCTCTCAGCGTCTAATCTATGTCACGAAATTAATACATCAATCAGATTCGTGAAAATACAACACATGTTCCTGACAGTGCACTTTAAATTGGCCTTTACTGCACAATAAAACAGGTTAACTTCATCAAACACATTTGctaaaatgcatgtaaatattattttatcccTTGGTCaagctttcctctgtc encodes:
- the LOC105320019 gene encoding perlucin-like protein — translated: MEQTVLVCGLLMLVIVGVIANIDGIYSTETAIKCENGWVPFQKNCYYYSRNSKTTFKDAVLNCINLGGSLVEIRSKWEEKWIALHIRVREYDDGVWLGFNDLQNEGQFIAMSDAKEPLYTNWGSTEPNNGLHKDEHCVMYWPKYKCWNDSNCTSRLNYVCKTSPK